In a genomic window of Lycium ferocissimum isolate CSIRO_LF1 chromosome 9, AGI_CSIRO_Lferr_CH_V1, whole genome shotgun sequence:
- the LOC132031239 gene encoding stem-specific protein TSJT1, with translation MLAIFHKAFAHPPDELNSPASRRSLLPEETLQKFLSADPSNTSSVCFGDAAALAFVRPHCNTLFHQTQRLFCGYDDIYCLFLGSLNNLCAQIKQYGLSSKGTNEAMLVIEAYRTLRDRGPYPADQVIKDFEGSYAFVIYDSKTGTVFVAKYCYGGVKLFWGIAADGSVVISDDLEVIKAGCAKSFAPFPTGCMFHSEKGLMNFEHPMNKMRAMPRVDSEGVMCGANFKVDMYSRVNSIPRVGSEANWSDWNASY, from the exons atgttggctATATTTCACAAGGCATTTGCTCATCCACCAGATGAGCTAAATAGTCCTGCATCTAGAAGATCTTTACTTCCTGAAGAAACACTTCAAAAATTTCTGTCTGCTGACCCTTCCAATACTTCCTCTGTATGCTTTGGAGATGCTGCTGCTCTTGCTTTTGTTCGTCCTCACTGCAATACCTTGTTTCATCAGACACAAAG gtTGTTTTGTGGGTATGATGATATTTATTGCTTGTTCTTGGGGAGCTTGAACAACTTATGCGCACAAATAAAACAATATGGGCTATCATCAAAAGGTACAAATGAAGCCATGTTAGTGATAGAAGCCTACAGGACACTGAGAGACAGGGGACCTTATCCAGCTGACCAAGTTATTAAGGATTTTGAAGGAAGCTATGCTTTTGTTATCTATGATAGTAAGACTGGAACTGTATTTGTTGCTAAGTACTGCT ATGGTGGGGTGAAATTATTCTGGGGTATTGCTGCTGATGGATCTGTGGTGATTTCTGATGATTTAGAGGTCATTAAAGCTGGGTGTGCAAAGTCATTTGCACCCTTTCCCACAG GTTGTATGTTCCACAGTGAGAAAGGACTAATGAATTTTGAGCACCCAATGAACAAGATGAGAGCCATGCCAAGGGTAGATAGTGAAGGTGTAATGTGTGGAGCTAACTTCAAAGTGGACATGTATTCCAGAGTTAACAGCATCCCTCGAGTTGGAAGCGAAGCTAATTGGTCTGATTGGAATGCTTCTTACTAA
- the LOC132031238 gene encoding protochlorophyllide reductase-like, whose translation MALQSAAVLPSAFSIPKEGKACANLKDSSLFGISLSDHVKSDFGSSIKVKSQRKFSLGAIRAETMVASPGVTNAPVSRKKTLRKGCVVITGASSGLGLATAKALAETGKWNVIMACRDFLKAERAAKSAGMPKENYIIMHLDLASLDSVRQFVDNFRRSGNPLDVLVCNAAVYQPTAKEPSFTADGFEISVGTNHLGHFLLSRLLLDDLKQSNYPSKRLIIVGSITGNTNTLAGNVPPKANLGDLRGLARGLDGLNSSAMIDGGDFDGAKAYKDSKVCNMLTMQEFHRRYHEETGITFASLYPGCIATTGLFREHIPLFRILFPPFQKFITKGFVSETESGKRLAQVVSDPSLTKSGVYWSWNKNSSSFENQLSEEASDAEKARKVWEVSEKLVGLA comes from the exons ATGGCTCTCCAGTCTGCTGCAGTGCTTCCTTCTGCTTTCTCTATTCCTAAGGAG GGGAAAGCTTGTGCAAATTTGAAGGATTCTAGTCTATTTGGAATTTCTCTCTCAGACCATGTTAAATCTGATTTTGGCTCTTCAATCAAGGTCAAG AGTCAGAGAAAGTTTTCCCTCGGAGCTATCAGAGCCGAGACAATGGTTGCATCTCCAGGTGTTACCAATGCCCCCGTGTCACGAAAGAAAACATTAAGAAAAGGGTGTGTAGTAATCACTGGAGCCTCTTCAGGACTAGGCCTAGCCACAGCAAAAGCTCTGGCTGAGACAGGAAAATGGAATGTAATTATGGCATGTAGAGACTTTCTTAAAGCTGAAAGAGCTGCAAAATCAGCAGGCATGCCTAAGGAGAACTACATTATAATGCATTTAGACCTTGCATCCCTCGACAGTGTCCGCCAATTCGTCGATAACTTCCGGAGATCCGGGAACCCTCTTGATGTATTGGTTTGCAATGCAGCTGTTTATCAACCTACTGCCAAAGAGCCCTCATTCACAGCTGATGGATTTGAGATTAGTGTTGGGACCAATCACCTTGGTCACTTCCTTCTTTCAAGATTGTTGCTTGATGACTTGAAGCAGTCTAATTACCCTTCAAAGAGACTTATCATTGTTGGTTCAATTACAG GGAACACAAATACTTTGGCTGGAAATGTACCTCCAAAAGCCAACCTTGGGGACTTGAGGGGTTTGGCAAGGGGACTGGACGGGCTTAACAGCTCAGCCATGATTGATGGTGGTGACTTTGATGGTGCCAAAGCGTACAAAGACAGCAAAGTTTGCAATATGCTTACTATGCAGGAATTCCACAGGCGATACCACGAGGAGACAGGCATCACATTTGCCTCTTTATACCCTGGCTGCATAGCCACAACAGGGCTATTCAGGGAGCATATCCCCTTGTTTAGGATCCTTTTCCCTCCATTCCAGAAGTTTATTACCAAGGGATTTGTCTCTGAGACAGAATCTGGAAAGCGACTTGCGCAG GTTGTAAGTGATCCAAGTCTTACAAAATCCGGTGTCTATTGGAGCTGGAACAagaattcttcttcttttgagaATCAGTTGTCAGAAGAAGCAAGTGATGCAGAGAAAGCCCGTAAAGTATGGGAAGTCAGTGAGAAACTCGTCGGTTTGGCTTAG